The Streptomyces sp. TLI_105 DNA segment TCTACATCCTCGGCCTCTCCGTCTTCGCCCTCGGCACGAGCGAGTTCATGCTGTCCGGACTGCTTCCGCCCATCGCGGAGGACATGGGCGTCTCCATCCCCCGCGCCGGGCTGCTCATCTCCGCCTTCGCGATCGGCATGGTCGTCGGCGCGCCGCTGCTCGCCGTCGCGACGCTCCGGCTGCCCCGCAAGACGACGCTCGTCGCCCTCATCACCGTCTTCGGCCTCGGGCAGATCGCGGGCGCGCTGGCCCCGAACTACGCCGTCCTCTTCGCCTCCCGCGTCGTGAGCGCGCTCGCCTGCGCCGGGTTCTGGGCGGTCGGCGCGGCCGTCGCCATCGCGATGGTCCCCGTCGGCTCCCGCGCCAAGGCGATGGCCGTCATGATCGGCGGCCTGTCCATCGCCAACGTCCTCGGCGTCCCCGCCGGCGCGTTCCTCGGCGAGCACCTCGGCTGGCGCTCGGCGTTCTGGGCGGTCGGCGTGGCCTCCGCGATCGCGCTAGTCGGGGTCGTCACCCGCATCCCGCACCTCCCCCTCCCCGAGACCAGGCCGCGCCTCAAGCGGGAACTGGCCATCTACCGCGACCGGCAGGTCCTCCTCTCCGTCACGGTCACCGCGCTCGCGGCGGGCGGCGTCTTCTGCGCCTTCTCCTACCTCGCCCCGCTCCTCACCGACGTCTCCGGGATCGACGAGAGCTGGGTCTCGGCCGTCCTCGGGCTCTTCGGCATCGGCGCCCTGGTCGGCACGACGATCGGCGGCCGCGTCGCCGACGCCCACCTCTTCGGGGTGCTGCTCAGCGGCATCGCCGCCTCGACCGTCTTCCTGATCGCCCTGGCCCTCTTCGCGTCCAGTCCCGTCGTCACGGTCCTGCTCGCCTTCCTCCTCGGCGTCTCCGCCTTCTACACCGCCCCGGCCCTCAACGCCCGCATGTTCAACGTCGCAGGCAGAGCCCCCACCCTCGCGGGCGCCACCACCACCGCCGCCTTCAACCTCGGCAACACCGGCGGCCCCTGGCTCGGCGGCACCGTCATCGACGCCGGCCTCGGCTACGCCTCCACGGCCTGGGCGGGCGCGGCCATGACGGCCCTGGGCCTCGCCACGGCGGCGGTCTCCCTCAAGCTCCACAAGTCCCCGTCCCGGGTGGTGACTTCCGGCGCGGGCCGGGAGAATCGGGAGCAGGAACGGCAGGCCGAGGCGTCCTGCTGAGAACCCCGCGGAGAAGAAGGCGGCGGGCTGGCGATGAGTTTCCCCGTGATCGTCGGTCAGAGATCATGACTGCCCGCACCGGACACGAGAAGCCGAGGAACCCCAGATGCGCACCCTGATCAGCACCGCCTTCATCTCGCTCGACGGCGTCGTGGAGGCCCCGGGCGGCGAGCCCGGTTACCGCAACTCCGGATGGACCTTCAAGGACGTCGAGTTCCTCCCCGAGGCGTTCGAGATCAAGGGCCGCGAGCAGAAAGAGGCGGCAGCGATGCTGATGGGCCGGACCAGCTACGAGGCGTTCAGCCCCGTGTGGCCCGACATGGAGGAATTCGCCGACTACAAGGCGATGCCGAAGTACGTCGTCTCCACCACCCTCACCGAGGACGACCTCGTGTCGAACTGGGGCGAGACGACGATCCTGCGCTCGCTCGACGAGGTCGCCGCCCTGAAGGAGACCGAGGGCGGCCCGATCATCGTCCACGGCAGCGCCTCCCTGAACCAGGCGCTCTCGGACGCCGGCCTGATCGACCGGTACCACCTGCTCGTCTTCCCGCTCCTGCTCGGCGCGGGCAAGCGCCTCTTCAGCACCACGGACAAGGACGCGCAGAAGCTGAAGCTGGTCGAGCACGAGGTCTACGCGAACGGCCTGCAGAAAAACGTGTTCGACGTCGTCCGCTGACACGCCTAGGGTGGCGCCCGTGACCACGCGGATGATCATCCTCAACGGCGGTTCCAGCTCGGGGAAGTCCGGCATCGTACGGTGCCTTCAGGCCGTACTGCCGGACCCGTGGCTGGCGTTCGGCGTCGACTCGTTCGTCGACGCGCTGCCCGCGAAGATGCAGGCCGCGGACTCCGGCATCGTCTTCGACGCCGACGGCGGCGTCAGCGTCGGCGCCGACTTCCGCGCCCTCGAGGCGGCCTGGGCCGGAGGGCTCGCGGCGATGGCCAGGGCCGGTGCCAGGATCGTCGTGGACGACGTCTTCCTCGGCGGCGCCGCCTCCCAGCAGCGCTGGCGCGAGGCCCTCGGCGACCTGCCCGTGCTGTGGGTGGGCGTCCGGTGCGAGAGCGCGGTCGCCGCGGGGCGCGAGATCGCCCGCGGGGACCGGACCGTCGGGATGGCCGCGCAGCAGGCCCTCATGGTGCACGCGGGCGTGGAGTACGACGTGGAGGTCGACACGGCACGCGCCGAGTCCCTGGAGTGCGCCCGCGTCATCGCCGCCCGGCTGGGCTGACGCGGACGCCCCGCTCCGAACGGGCCGACAGAAGCGGCAGGCGACCGGCAGGCCCCGTGCCGGCGGAGGCCGACAGGAGCATCAGACGACCCGACGGCCCCGTGCCGGCAGAGGCCGGCAGAAGCGTCAGGCGACCGGACGGCCCTTCGGCCGACGGAGGCCTGCCTTCGTGAGATGCCGGAGCAGCTCCTTCGAGCCGACCTCGACCGCGCCCGCCGCCACCGCGTCCGCGTACCGGTCGGAGGGGATGTCGTAGTGGTCCCGCTCGAAGGCGCGCGGCGGGGCGCCGATCGAGGCGGCGAAGGCGTGCAGCTCCTCGAAGGAGACGTCGCTGACCAGGTGCGACCACATGCGGCCGTGGCCCGGCCAGGTCGGCGGGTCGATGTAGAGGGTCACGCGAGAGCTCCCGTCACGTCAGGCCGCCCACCGGGGCCACCACCACGCCCTGCTTGCCGCAGACCCAGTGCGGGTCGGGACCGAGCTCCGGCTCCACGTCGAGGGCGTGCGGGTCGCCCGAGGAACAGACCGGGCAGAGCGGCCAGCGTCCGTACCGTTCGAGCAGGGCGTCCTGCACGTCCTGGGCGACGAGCCCGGCGACGTACGACACTCCCTCGGGCCACTGCTCGACCCACCAGCGCCGGTGGGTCACCGCGTCCTCCACCATCGACACGACCTGGGCGGCGGCCACCTGCCGCGCCACCAGGTCGGCCAGAACCAGCGCGCGAGCGGCGTGCAGCGCCTGCTCCACGGGGTCGATGTCGTCCATGGACCCATTGTGACCCGGCGCGCGTGTCGCAGAGGAAAAAGGCAGGGTCCGCTCCGGTTCAGGAGGCGAAGAGGGCCCACGGGGGCTTGTCGCCTCACCACGCCGAAAGTATCTTTCAACTGTGACCCATGATGTGAAGGAAAGTTTCACCGGCAGCACGCCCCCCGCCCCCGCCGCTCTCGCGGCCAAGGTGCGGACCCTCGCGCCGTCCATGACCCGCTCCATGCAGCGGGTCGCCGAAGCCGTCGCCGGAGACCCGGCCGGCTGCGCCGCCCTCACGGTCACCGGCCTCGCCGAGCTCACCGGCACCAGCGAGGCGACCGTCGTCCGCACCGCCCGACTCCTCGGCTACCCCGGCTACCGCGACCTCCGCCTCGCCCTCGCCGGCCTGGCCGCCCAGCAGCAGTCCGGCCGCGCCCCGGCCGTCACCGCCGACATCGCCGTCGACGACCCCGTCGCCGACGTCGTCGCCAAGCTGGCCTACGACGAGCAGCAGACCCTCGCCGACACCGCCGCCGGACTCGACACCATCCAGCTCGGCGCCGCCGTCGCCGCCCTCGCCACCGCCCGCCGCATCGACATCTACGGCATCGGCGCCTCCGGCCTCGTCGCCCAGGACCTCGCCCAGAAGCTGCTCCGGATCGGCCTGATCGCGCACGCCCCCAGCGACCCGCACCTCGCCGTCACCAACGCCGTGCAGCTCCGCTCCGGAGACGTCGCCATCGCCATCACCCACTCCGGCTCCACCGGCGACGTCATAGAACCCCTGCGCGTGGCCTTCGACCACGGCGCCACCACGGTCGCCATCACCGGCCGCCCGGACGGCCCCGTCACCCAGTACGCCGACCACGTCCTGACCACCTCCACGGCCCGCGAGAGCGAACTGCGCCCCGCCGCCATGTCGTCCCGCACCAGCCAACTCCTGGTCGTGGACTGTCTGTTCACCTGTGTCACCCAGCGCACGTACGAGACGGCCGCCCCCGCGCTCGCCGCCTCGTACGAAGCCCTCGCCCACCGCCACTCCCCCCGCGGCCGCTGACCCCCACGTTCACCGGCGCCGACGACGCCGCCGTACCGAAAGAGCCCCCGTGCCCAGCTCGTACT contains these protein-coding regions:
- a CDS encoding Cmx/CmrA family chloramphenicol efflux MFS transporter; protein product: MPLAVYILGLSVFALGTSEFMLSGLLPPIAEDMGVSIPRAGLLISAFAIGMVVGAPLLAVATLRLPRKTTLVALITVFGLGQIAGALAPNYAVLFASRVVSALACAGFWAVGAAVAIAMVPVGSRAKAMAVMIGGLSIANVLGVPAGAFLGEHLGWRSAFWAVGVASAIALVGVVTRIPHLPLPETRPRLKRELAIYRDRQVLLSVTVTALAAGGVFCAFSYLAPLLTDVSGIDESWVSAVLGLFGIGALVGTTIGGRVADAHLFGVLLSGIAASTVFLIALALFASSPVVTVLLAFLLGVSAFYTAPALNARMFNVAGRAPTLAGATTTAAFNLGNTGGPWLGGTVIDAGLGYASTAWAGAAMTALGLATAAVSLKLHKSPSRVVTSGAGRENREQERQAEASC
- the cpt gene encoding chloramphenicol phosphotransferase CPT, with protein sequence MIILNGGSSSGKSGIVRCLQAVLPDPWLAFGVDSFVDALPAKMQAADSGIVFDADGGVSVGADFRALEAAWAGGLAAMARAGARIVVDDVFLGGAASQQRWREALGDLPVLWVGVRCESAVAAGREIARGDRTVGMAAQQALMVHAGVEYDVEVDTARAESLECARVIAARLG
- a CDS encoding DUF4031 domain-containing protein is translated as MTLYIDPPTWPGHGRMWSHLVSDVSFEELHAFAASIGAPPRAFERDHYDIPSDRYADAVAAGAVEVGSKELLRHLTKAGLRRPKGRPVA
- a CDS encoding MurR/RpiR family transcriptional regulator — its product is MTHDVKESFTGSTPPAPAALAAKVRTLAPSMTRSMQRVAEAVAGDPAGCAALTVTGLAELTGTSEATVVRTARLLGYPGYRDLRLALAGLAAQQQSGRAPAVTADIAVDDPVADVVAKLAYDEQQTLADTAAGLDTIQLGAAVAALATARRIDIYGIGASGLVAQDLAQKLLRIGLIAHAPSDPHLAVTNAVQLRSGDVAIAITHSGSTGDVIEPLRVAFDHGATTVAITGRPDGPVTQYADHVLTTSTARESELRPAAMSSRTSQLLVVDCLFTCVTQRTYETAAPALAASYEALAHRHSPRGR
- a CDS encoding dihydrofolate reductase family protein; amino-acid sequence: MRTLISTAFISLDGVVEAPGGEPGYRNSGWTFKDVEFLPEAFEIKGREQKEAAAMLMGRTSYEAFSPVWPDMEEFADYKAMPKYVVSTTLTEDDLVSNWGETTILRSLDEVAALKETEGGPIIVHGSASLNQALSDAGLIDRYHLLVFPLLLGAGKRLFSTTDKDAQKLKLVEHEVYANGLQKNVFDVVR